In Fibrobacterota bacterium, the DNA window TTCGTTCCTCGGCGCCGAGGCGGATCTTGAGTACGTAGAGCGAATCCGCATTGGGATGGTCTTCGATGCTTGCCACCTCGGCCACCTTGAGGTGGACCAAGGAGAAGGGATCGGCGGGGGGGGCGCCTTTGGCTGGGCCCGCGCCCGGGCGAGCCGATATCCCGGAGGTATCGTTGGCTTCGCCAGCGGCGATGCGGCCCTCGATCTGAATGCGCGGGAACAGGTTCACGCCTTCGCCCAGGGGCCGGGAATAATCCCATGCGCCCCAACGGAGCGCCGAAGTTTCCGGAGTGGCGCCCAAGGCCGCCAGGGCCTCTTCCATCTTGGCGGGCATCACCGGATGCAGGAGCGAGAAACCGATGCGAAGGGCCTCGGCGGCATGGTACAGGACGCCATTGAGCTTGACCTTGCCGGCCTCGCCTTCCTTGGCCAGCTTCCAGGGGGCCTTCACTTCCAGGTAGCGATTGACCGAGCGGATCAACTGCAGGACGTCTTCCACGGCGAAGGAGAGCTTGAGCGCTTTGACCTTGTCGAGGGCGGCGGATATGGCGCTGGCGGCGCCCGCAACCAGGGCTTTTTCCTCGTCGCCTTCCGCGGCTACCGGGGAGAGCCGTTTATCGAGCCCCGTCGCGGCCAGCTTAAGGATTCGGCTGAGGCCGTTGCCCACGTCGTTGGCCAAATCGGAATTGATGCGGCCGATCAGGGCCGCTTCCGTGAAGGATGCGTCCTGGCCGACGACCATCTCGCGGATGAGGAAGTAGCGTAGGGCGTCCACGCTGTATTTATCCTTCATGGCCCAGGGATTGATGACGTTCCCCGTGGTCTTGCTCATGCGCGCGTTGTCCACCAACCACCAGCCGTGGGCCAGGATATGCTTGGGCAACGGCGCGTCCACCGCTTTGAGAAGGGTGGGCCAATAGACGGC includes these proteins:
- a CDS encoding class I tRNA ligase family protein — translated: GHIEANPDFILPDFRRNEVLGFLRQPLNDLCISRPKSRLSWGITLPFAPDFVAYVWVDALFNYQSAVDGKTFPDGSPIWPADYHLIGKDILTTHAVYWPTLLKAVDAPLPKHILAHGWWLVDNARMSKTTGNVINPWAMKDKYSVDALRYFLIREMVVGQDASFTEAALIGRINSDLANDVGNGLSRILKLAATGLDKRLSPVAAEGDEEKALVAGAASAISAALDKVKALKLSFAVEDVLQLIRSVNRYLEVKAPWKLAKEGEAGKVKLNGVLYHAAEALRIGFSLLHPVMPAKMEEALAALGATPETSALRWGAWDYSRPLGEGVNLFPRIQIEGRIAAGEANDTSGISARPGAGPAKGAPPADPFSLVHLKVAEVASIEDHPNADSLYVLKIRLGAEERTICAGLKKHVPKDDLLGRKVVVVYNLKPANLRGVESQGMLLAAEAEGGKLAPVDPLTGAPGDDVRLPDLPFTPKADLTLKEFDKAPLSVVGGWVAYKGQALRSPKGPIQAQAPDGTVVH